A window of Salvelinus sp. IW2-2015 unplaced genomic scaffold, ASM291031v2 Un_scaffold1253, whole genome shotgun sequence contains these coding sequences:
- the LOC139024256 gene encoding sodium channel protein type 4 subunit alpha B-like, whose translation MVALLPPTGTEVFRRFTLESLAEIERRMAEEAEEQERKKALNIEVAEEDLPKPAVDLEAGKALPFIYGDPPPELFNTPLEELDPFYKSHKTFIVITKGNTIFRFNAEPACYILTPFSILRRGSIKILIHSYPFNTNLMLRYHVPDSKGVNSSRLGCVGSLMMRLAFLITISSRCPGWVGALSHLHYSLEGLAVMDGANPVSGRDATSQDALDGVAVVYEEDPGGIANFFSHLRK comes from the exons ATGGTCGCCCTGCTCCCTCCCACAGGCACCGAAGTGTTTCGCCGCTTCACCCTTGAGTCGCTGGCGGAGATCGAGAGGCGGATGGCCGAGGAagcagaggagcaggagagaaaaAAGGCCCTGAACATTGAG GTGGCAGAGGAGGACCTGCCAAAGCCAGCCGTCGACCTGGAGGCCGGCAAGGCCCTGCCATTCATCTACGGAGACCCGCCACCTGAGCTGTTCAACACGCCCCTGGAGGAACTGGATCCTTTCTACAAATCACACAAA ACCTTTATTGTCATCACCAAAGGGAATACAATATTCAGGTTCAATGCTGAGCCTGCCTGCTATATTCTAACACCCTTCAGTATTCTCAGGAGAGGATCCATCAAAATTCTCATACATTCATATCCTTTCAATACAA acctcatgctccgataccatGTGCCCGAcagtaagggagtgaacagctcgaggctggggtgtgtggggtccttgatgatgcggCTGGCCTTCCTCATCACTAtttcgagtagatgtcctggatgggtgggggCACTGAGCCATCTTCACTACTCACTGGAGGGCCTTGCAGTCATGGATGGAGCAAATCCTGTatcaggccgtgatgcaaccagtcaggatgctctcgatggtgtagcagTAGTATATGAAGAGGACCCGGGTGGCATtgcgaatttcttcagccaccttaggaagtag